CCTTGGATACCCTTACTTCTGCAGAGATTGAAGAAAGCTGCCGCCATTTCATAAATCGACTCATCAATTCTTTGGCTAGGAAACGCTCTCAATGCTTCTCGAATCTTTTCGTATCTTTCGATTTCCTTTATCCCAGAAAGCGTCTCCTGGCGTATCGGGCCGATCATGACGATTTCGCCCTCGTTCACCAGGTTGCGCAGGGCCAGCACACTCAGGCTTTCCTTTCCCTTCTTTCGGAAAGCCTCAGACCAGACGTCAGAGTCTACGATGACCATTACTTCTTTCGGGCTTTCTTGGGTTCGTAGTCGTCGAAATACTCGACTGTGCCGAACAGATCTAGGACC
The Pelagicoccus sp. SDUM812003 DNA segment above includes these coding regions:
- a CDS encoding PIN domain-containing protein, whose protein sequence is MVIVDSDVWSEAFRKKGKESLSVLALRNLVNEGEIVMIGPIRQETLSGIKEIERYEKIREALRAFPSQRIDESIYEMAAAFFNLCRSKGIQGSHTDYLICACAVKWKASILTKDKDFTRYSKYIPIELYRKQG